A window from Cryobacterium sp. SO1 encodes these proteins:
- a CDS encoding DUF1761 domain-containing protein: MDVSFNWLAVALAAISSFVIGGLWYSLLFAGPWQRAAGVTDAQLKTGTARVFLGSLLLAIVMAISLAAFIGSNGLAFGVFAGFATGATFVAAAFGVNYLFERRSLVLFAINGSYNVVSFTVMGAIIGALQ, from the coding sequence ATGGACGTCTCATTCAACTGGTTAGCCGTCGCGCTGGCCGCGATCTCGTCGTTCGTCATCGGCGGGCTCTGGTATTCGCTGCTGTTCGCCGGGCCCTGGCAGCGGGCCGCGGGTGTCACCGACGCCCAGCTGAAAACCGGCACCGCCCGGGTGTTCCTCGGGTCGCTGCTCCTGGCGATCGTGATGGCGATCAGCCTGGCCGCGTTCATCGGCTCGAACGGGCTGGCCTTCGGCGTGTTCGCCGGGTTCGCCACCGGCGCGACGTTCGTGGCCGCCGCCTTCGGCGTGAACTACCTCTTTGAACGAAGAAGCCTGGTGCTGTTCGCGATCAACGGGTCCTACAACGTGGTGTCGTTCACGGTGATGGGCGCCATCATCGGCGCACTCCAGTAG
- a CDS encoding helix-turn-helix domain-containing protein produces MAYLEVPVPADLAPDVQRLWYLEQPAEQRYERIFPQPALHLIVNLSAPYRLVDVQTGAVRVLTAGFLSGLQPRYLISQSPPVIRHLAAELAPFAAARFLDLPAAELTGTVRESQGLLGDTDALRHAALHSTGSAEAVGLLIKHLRAQTRSRAAPPAVLRAWAGIQVNPDAPIPQIAAAAGTSHHRLIDDFRTWCGVTPKSYAEIVRFRQFIDALPLQGPMPSWAELVATSGYYDQPHFIRVFRAFTGLSPTRYLDIVARYGPEYAAFVPLAELDGVREFSTRPRER; encoded by the coding sequence ATGGCGTATCTCGAGGTGCCCGTCCCGGCCGACCTGGCCCCCGATGTACAGCGGCTCTGGTACCTCGAGCAGCCGGCAGAACAGCGGTACGAGCGCATTTTCCCCCAGCCCGCGCTGCACCTGATCGTGAACCTGTCCGCGCCCTACCGGCTGGTCGACGTGCAGACCGGGGCGGTGCGGGTGCTGACGGCCGGGTTCCTCTCCGGCCTGCAACCGCGGTACCTGATCAGCCAGAGCCCGCCGGTCATCCGTCACCTCGCCGCCGAACTGGCCCCCTTCGCGGCCGCCCGGTTTCTCGACCTGCCCGCCGCCGAGCTGACCGGAACCGTGCGGGAGAGCCAGGGTCTGCTCGGCGACACCGACGCGCTGCGGCACGCCGCGTTGCACAGCACAGGGTCGGCCGAGGCGGTGGGCCTGCTGATCAAGCACCTGCGGGCGCAGACGCGCAGCCGTGCGGCGCCGCCGGCGGTGCTGCGGGCCTGGGCCGGCATCCAGGTGAACCCGGATGCGCCCATCCCGCAGATCGCGGCGGCCGCCGGCACCAGCCACCACCGGCTGATCGACGACTTCCGCACCTGGTGCGGGGTGACGCCCAAGAGCTACGCGGAGATCGTGCGATTCCGTCAGTTCATCGATGCCCTGCCGTTGCAGGGGCCGATGCCCAGCTGGGCCGAGTTGGTGGCCACCTCCGGATACTACGACCAGCCGCATTTCATCCGGGTGTTCCGCGCGTTCACGGGTCTCTCGCCCACCCGGTACCTCGACATCGTCGCCCGCTACGGGCCCGAGTACGCCGCATTCGTGCCGCTGGCGGAGCTGGACGGAGTTCGGGAATTTTCTACAAGACCCCGCGAGCGGTGA
- a CDS encoding MFS transporter produces the protein MRLLRSPFGRRPGRTANEPRLSRDVYVLGVIAFFVMVGFGVVVPVLPVYVKSFGVGNLEIGAVVSAFALMRFVASPVCGKLIDWAGERTILAVGIGIVAVSSGLVGIAGSYPQLLLLRGAGGIGSAMFTVAAMTLLLRTTAPGIRGRAVGFYQGGFLIGGMAGPALGGLLATISLTAPFFFYAGTLAVAGLIGLVLLQPATRPGVGATGAAAPLLPLRTVLRDPRFRAACLANFSQGWSSFGVRGALVPVLVVEVLKGPSAWTGIAFAIAAVAQTLALAPASKFVDTVGRKPAIIGAFLVAAVTITAIPFAPNIVILTVLLSVYGVAAAFMGTAPAASVGDAAGTAGGRPVAIFSMFSDFGAIVGPLVAGLLADTVSYPAAFLLGGLLFVATSLYALRMPAGLPAQPAPEPPEPAVIDPLDR, from the coding sequence ATGCGACTTCTTCGTTCCCCCTTCGGCCGCAGACCCGGCCGAACGGCGAACGAACCCCGCCTGAGCCGGGATGTCTATGTGCTCGGCGTCATCGCCTTCTTCGTCATGGTGGGCTTCGGGGTGGTCGTGCCGGTGCTGCCGGTGTACGTGAAGAGCTTCGGGGTGGGCAACCTGGAGATCGGCGCCGTGGTGTCGGCGTTCGCCCTCATGCGCTTCGTCGCCAGCCCGGTCTGCGGCAAGCTGATCGACTGGGCCGGCGAACGCACCATCCTGGCGGTCGGCATCGGCATCGTGGCGGTCTCCAGCGGCCTGGTCGGTATCGCGGGCAGCTACCCGCAACTGCTGTTGCTGCGCGGAGCCGGCGGTATCGGCTCGGCGATGTTCACCGTCGCGGCGATGACGCTGCTGCTGCGCACCACCGCTCCGGGCATCCGCGGCCGCGCGGTGGGCTTCTACCAGGGCGGCTTCCTCATCGGCGGCATGGCCGGGCCCGCGCTCGGCGGCCTGCTCGCCACCATCTCGCTGACCGCGCCGTTCTTCTTCTACGCCGGCACCCTGGCCGTGGCCGGCCTGATCGGGCTGGTGCTGCTGCAGCCGGCCACCCGCCCCGGCGTCGGCGCGACGGGAGCCGCCGCGCCGCTGCTGCCGCTGCGCACGGTTCTGCGCGACCCACGGTTCCGGGCCGCCTGCCTGGCCAATTTCTCGCAGGGCTGGTCGTCGTTCGGGGTGCGCGGCGCCCTGGTGCCGGTGCTCGTGGTGGAGGTGCTCAAGGGCCCGAGCGCCTGGACCGGCATCGCCTTCGCCATCGCCGCCGTAGCGCAGACGCTTGCCCTCGCTCCAGCGTCGAAGTTCGTCGACACCGTCGGCCGCAAACCTGCCATCATCGGGGCGTTCCTGGTGGCCGCCGTGACCATCACGGCGATCCCCTTCGCCCCGAACATCGTGATCCTCACCGTGCTGCTCAGCGTGTACGGCGTCGCCGCGGCGTTCATGGGCACCGCGCCGGCGGCATCCGTCGGTGACGCGGCCGGTACCGCGGGCGGGCGGCCGGTGGCGATCTTCTCGATGTTCTCCGATTTCGGCGCGATCGTCGGCCCGCTCGTGGCGGGTCTGCTCGCCGACACGGTGTCCTACCCGGCCGCGTTCCTGCTCGGCGGGTTGCTCTTTGTCGCCACCTCGCTGTACGCTCTGCGGATGCCCGCCGGCCTGCCCGCGCAGCCGGCCCCCGAGCCCCCCGAACCAGCGGTCATCGATCCCCTCGACCGGTAA
- a CDS encoding heavy metal translocating P-type ATPase — protein sequence MSTLQGAFRRYPVVAATIVIGLLGLLLGAAGLTVAVQWLFSGLGLVVVGIQGAGMVKRMRQGSFGVDLLAILAIIATILVGEYVATLLIVLMLSGGAALEDYAAGRAQRELNALLDRVPQIAHLLRDGSSDVEDVPATLVQIGDVLLVRPAEIVPVDAELVSASAAFDESSLTGESLPVERRTGDRVLSGSINGQAAATVRATALAADSQYQQIVALVAEAAASKAPVVRLADRYAVPFTAVALLIGGIAWMVSGDPVRFAEVLVVATPCPLLLAAPVAFMGGMSRAARNGIIVKGGGVLEKLARARTVVFDKTGTLTYGAPTIARVAPEAPFSADELLTLAASAEQYSSHVLAASVIAAAENRDLTLLRTDSATEVPAHGVTARFGDREVIVGKLSFVVEHAADAYPADLAGGELAIYLAVNGRFAGCIVASDQVRDNARATVQALDKLGVHESVMLTGDARPTANHIARQVGITRVRADCLPADKVDAVRAIRERPVIMVGDGVNDAPVLAVADVGIAMGAKGSTAASESADAVILLDDLSRAARAVGIGRDTVRIALQSIWLGIALSIGLMIVAAFGLIPATVGALLQELVDLATILNALRAIGGRRDRRARGVAARVPTATQPVATR from the coding sequence ATGTCCACGCTCCAGGGAGCATTCCGCCGGTATCCGGTTGTGGCGGCAACCATCGTGATCGGCCTGCTCGGCCTGCTGTTAGGGGCCGCGGGCCTGACCGTCGCCGTGCAGTGGCTGTTCTCCGGCTTGGGCCTGGTCGTGGTCGGCATCCAGGGCGCCGGCATGGTCAAACGGATGCGGCAGGGCTCGTTCGGTGTGGACCTCCTGGCGATCCTGGCCATCATCGCCACCATCCTGGTGGGCGAGTACGTGGCCACCCTGCTGATCGTGCTGATGCTCTCCGGCGGCGCCGCCCTCGAGGACTACGCGGCCGGCCGGGCCCAGCGGGAGCTGAACGCCCTGCTCGACCGGGTGCCGCAGATCGCGCACCTGCTCCGCGACGGTTCCTCCGACGTGGAGGACGTGCCGGCCACCCTGGTGCAGATCGGCGACGTGCTGCTGGTGAGGCCCGCCGAGATCGTGCCGGTGGACGCCGAGCTGGTCTCCGCATCCGCCGCGTTCGACGAGTCCTCGCTCACCGGGGAGAGCCTTCCCGTGGAGCGCCGCACCGGCGACCGGGTGCTCAGCGGCTCGATCAACGGGCAGGCCGCCGCCACCGTGCGGGCCACGGCGCTCGCCGCGGACAGTCAGTACCAGCAGATCGTGGCGCTGGTGGCCGAGGCCGCAGCGAGCAAAGCCCCGGTGGTGCGGCTCGCCGACCGCTACGCCGTGCCGTTCACGGCCGTGGCGTTGCTCATCGGCGGGATCGCCTGGATGGTCTCCGGCGACCCGGTGCGCTTCGCCGAGGTGCTCGTGGTCGCGACCCCCTGCCCGCTGCTGCTCGCGGCGCCGGTCGCGTTCATGGGCGGCATGAGCCGCGCGGCCCGCAACGGCATCATCGTCAAGGGCGGGGGAGTGCTCGAGAAGCTCGCCCGGGCCCGCACGGTGGTGTTCGACAAGACCGGCACCCTCACCTACGGGGCGCCCACCATCGCCCGGGTCGCCCCCGAGGCCCCGTTCAGCGCCGACGAGCTGCTCACCCTCGCGGCATCGGCCGAGCAATACTCGTCACACGTGCTCGCGGCATCCGTCATCGCGGCCGCCGAAAATCGCGACCTCACCCTGCTCCGCACCGACTCCGCCACCGAGGTGCCCGCACACGGCGTCACCGCCCGGTTCGGCGACCGAGAAGTGATCGTGGGCAAGCTGTCCTTCGTGGTCGAGCACGCCGCCGACGCCTACCCGGCCGACCTGGCCGGCGGGGAACTCGCAATCTACCTCGCCGTGAACGGCCGCTTCGCCGGCTGCATCGTCGCCAGCGACCAAGTGCGCGACAACGCCCGCGCCACCGTGCAGGCGCTCGACAAGCTCGGCGTGCACGAATCGGTCATGCTCACCGGCGACGCCCGCCCCACCGCCAACCACATCGCCCGGCAGGTGGGCATCACCCGGGTGCGCGCCGACTGCCTCCCGGCCGACAAGGTCGACGCGGTGCGCGCCATCCGCGAACGCCCGGTGATCATGGTCGGCGACGGCGTCAACGACGCCCCGGTGCTCGCCGTGGCCGACGTGGGCATCGCCATGGGGGCCAAGGGCTCCACGGCGGCCAGCGAATCGGCGGATGCGGTGATCCTGCTCGATGATCTGTCCCGCGCCGCCCGGGCAGTCGGCATCGGCCGGGACACCGTGCGCATCGCCCTGCAGAGCATCTGGCTGGGCATCGCGCTCAGCATCGGCCTGATGATCGTCGCCGCCTTCGGCCTGATCCCGGCCACGGTCGGTGCGCTGCTGCAGGAGCTGGTGGACCTCGCCACCATCCTCAACGCCCTGCGGGCCATCGGCGGGCGCCGCGACAGGCGCGCCCGCGGCGTGGCCGCCAGGGTGCCAACGGCGACGCAGCCGGTCGCAACCCGCTGA
- a CDS encoding NADP-dependent isocitrate dehydrogenase: MSKIKVAGTVVELDGDEMTRIIWQAIKDSLIHPYLDIDLEYYDLSIQKRDETDDQITVDAAHAIQKHGVGVKCATITPDEARVEEFGLKKMWASPNGTIRNILGGTIFREPIIISNIPRLVPGWNKPIIIGRHAFGDQYRATNFRFEGEGTLTMTFTPKDGGQPQEFEVFRAPGSGVAMGMYNLDKSIIDFARASLNYGLERNYPVYLSTKNTILKAYDGRFKDIFQEIFDTEFKDRFEAAGLTYEHRLIDDMVASAMKWEGGYVWACKNYDGDVQSDTVAQGFGSLGLMTSVLSTPDGSVVEAEAAHGTVTRHYRQHQQGKPTSTNPIASIYAWTRGLSHRAKLDSNPALAEFAHTLEDVVVKTVESGKMTKDLALLVGPDQGYLTTEEFLAAIAENLQTRLA; encoded by the coding sequence TTGTCGAAGATCAAGGTTGCAGGTACTGTCGTCGAGCTTGACGGGGACGAGATGACCCGCATCATCTGGCAGGCCATCAAGGACTCCCTCATTCACCCGTACCTCGACATCGACCTCGAGTACTACGACCTCTCGATCCAGAAGCGTGACGAGACCGACGACCAGATCACGGTCGACGCGGCCCACGCCATCCAGAAGCACGGCGTCGGCGTCAAGTGCGCCACCATCACCCCCGACGAGGCCCGCGTCGAAGAGTTCGGCCTGAAGAAGATGTGGGCCTCGCCCAACGGCACCATCCGCAACATCCTCGGTGGCACCATCTTCCGTGAGCCGATCATCATCTCCAACATCCCGCGCCTGGTGCCGGGCTGGAACAAGCCGATCATCATCGGCCGCCACGCGTTCGGCGACCAGTACCGCGCCACCAACTTCCGCTTCGAGGGCGAAGGCACCCTCACCATGACCTTCACCCCGAAGGATGGCGGCCAGCCCCAGGAGTTCGAGGTCTTCCGGGCGCCCGGCAGTGGTGTGGCCATGGGCATGTACAACCTGGACAAGTCGATCATCGACTTCGCCCGCGCGTCGCTGAACTACGGCCTCGAGCGCAACTACCCGGTCTACCTGTCGACCAAGAACACCATCCTCAAGGCGTACGACGGCCGGTTCAAGGACATCTTCCAGGAGATCTTCGACACCGAATTCAAGGACCGCTTCGAGGCCGCCGGCCTCACCTACGAGCACCGCCTGATCGACGACATGGTCGCCTCCGCGATGAAGTGGGAGGGCGGTTACGTCTGGGCCTGCAAGAACTACGACGGCGACGTGCAGTCCGACACCGTGGCGCAGGGCTTCGGCTCGCTCGGCCTGATGACCAGCGTGCTCTCCACCCCCGACGGCAGCGTCGTCGAGGCCGAGGCCGCTCACGGCACCGTCACCCGGCACTACCGCCAGCACCAGCAGGGCAAGCCCACCTCGACCAACCCGATCGCGTCGATCTACGCCTGGACCCGGGGCCTGTCGCACCGCGCCAAGCTTGACAGCAACCCGGCACTGGCCGAGTTCGCGCACACCCTCGAGGATGTGGTCGTGAAGACCGTCGAGAGCGGCAAGATGACCAAGGACCTCGCGCTGCTGGTCGGCCCGGACCAGGGTTACCTCACCACCGAGGAGTTCCTGGCCGCGATCGCCGAGAACTTGCAGACCCGCCTGGCCTAA
- a CDS encoding GNAT family N-acetyltransferase, with protein sequence MPELRLEDLSARNIVAANNLSLKPGQEQFIAPVSYSVAASVINPATAWQRVVLLDGEVAGFIHGNFDPDSPQEEFQACIWRINVDAEAQGLGVGKFAAEALAEEARRRGFERITVIWEHGEEGPEAFFHRIGFIDIGETEFGEVIGALTL encoded by the coding sequence ATGCCTGAACTCCGACTTGAAGACCTGTCCGCGCGCAACATCGTCGCGGCCAATAACCTGAGCCTCAAGCCCGGTCAGGAGCAATTCATCGCGCCGGTCTCGTACTCGGTCGCCGCATCCGTGATCAACCCGGCCACCGCCTGGCAGCGTGTCGTGCTGCTCGACGGCGAGGTCGCCGGGTTCATCCACGGCAATTTCGACCCCGACTCCCCCCAGGAGGAGTTCCAGGCCTGCATCTGGCGGATCAACGTCGACGCCGAAGCGCAGGGCTTGGGTGTGGGCAAGTTCGCCGCCGAGGCCCTCGCCGAAGAGGCCCGACGCCGCGGCTTCGAGCGCATCACCGTGATCTGGGAGCACGGCGAGGAGGGCCCCGAGGCTTTCTTCCATCGCATCGGCTTCATCGACATCGGCGAGACCGAGTTCGGCGAGGTCATCGGCGCCCTCACCCTGTAG
- a CDS encoding MGMT family protein, which yields MRLSPESSFVAAVLNIVDAIPPGRVMTYGDVAATLGSRAARVVGQTMAQFGADAPWWRVIRAGGLPPIGHETRALAHYRAEKTPLILGADPETDYRVDLSRARWRP from the coding sequence GTGCGACTGTCCCCGGAGAGCTCGTTTGTCGCGGCGGTGCTCAACATCGTCGACGCCATCCCACCGGGTCGGGTGATGACCTACGGCGACGTCGCCGCCACCCTGGGCTCCCGCGCCGCCCGTGTGGTCGGCCAGACGATGGCGCAGTTCGGGGCGGATGCGCCGTGGTGGCGGGTGATCCGGGCCGGGGGTCTCCCGCCGATCGGCCACGAGACCCGGGCCCTGGCCCACTACCGCGCCGAGAAGACGCCGCTGATTCTCGGCGCCGACCCGGAGACCGACTACCGGGTGGACCTCAGCCGAGCGCGCTGGCGTCCCTGA
- a CDS encoding NAD(P)/FAD-dependent oxidoreductase, translating to MHSVTIVGAGVVGHASAAALRAHGFTGRITVLGSERHRPYDRPPLARGFLTGQTTIGELALEAPTEHLDADWRLGVGAVTLDAAAHRVTLANGRTVDSDAVVIATGSAARRFTTMPRGVHTLRTVEDALALREELLPGARMVVVGSGVVGLEVASTARDLGLHVTLLGSTTDTLSTTFGATVAEAVYGLHERRGITVRTDLRVADLIGPGWVSGVQLTTGEEIGADVVLLDIGAVPLVGWLGGSGLDLRGGVVGDAAGRTGVPGVVAVGDCAAWLDPVTGQHHRIAHWSDTRNRPSIAMAALLGLHPGQALAPARLTSHQAGALVQFAGRLHGGEQMTIEAGGVDTGDLVAVYRRGDQPVAVLGIDQTGLVTQWQAGLADPGASPGAPAAPAAAGAVAVTPVAMPADAAPGAVPIGTVRDASALG from the coding sequence ATGCACTCCGTCACCATTGTGGGCGCAGGGGTGGTGGGGCACGCAAGTGCCGCCGCCCTCCGCGCACACGGTTTCACCGGCCGCATCACCGTCCTCGGCAGCGAACGCCACCGTCCCTACGACCGGCCGCCGCTCGCCCGGGGGTTCCTGACCGGGCAGACCACGATCGGCGAACTGGCCCTCGAAGCCCCCACCGAGCACCTCGACGCCGACTGGCGGCTGGGCGTCGGAGCCGTCACCCTCGACGCGGCCGCGCACCGGGTGACGCTGGCCAACGGCCGCACCGTCGACTCCGACGCGGTCGTGATCGCCACCGGGTCCGCCGCCCGCCGATTCACGACCATGCCCCGCGGCGTGCACACCCTACGCACCGTGGAGGATGCCCTCGCCCTGCGCGAAGAACTACTACCCGGTGCCCGCATGGTCGTGGTCGGCTCCGGCGTGGTGGGCCTCGAGGTAGCCTCCACCGCCCGCGACCTGGGCCTGCACGTGACGCTGCTCGGAAGCACCACGGATACGCTCAGCACGACCTTCGGCGCGACCGTCGCCGAAGCCGTGTACGGGCTGCACGAGCGTAGGGGCATCACCGTGCGCACCGACCTGCGGGTGGCCGACCTGATCGGCCCCGGCTGGGTGTCCGGCGTGCAGCTGACCACGGGGGAGGAGATCGGCGCCGACGTCGTGCTCCTCGATATCGGCGCCGTACCGCTGGTGGGCTGGCTGGGTGGCTCTGGCCTCGACCTCCGCGGCGGGGTGGTCGGGGACGCCGCCGGACGCACCGGCGTGCCCGGGGTCGTGGCGGTCGGCGATTGTGCGGCCTGGCTGGACCCCGTCACGGGGCAGCACCACCGCATCGCGCACTGGAGCGACACTCGCAACCGGCCGTCGATCGCGATGGCCGCCCTGCTCGGTCTGCACCCGGGCCAGGCCCTGGCGCCCGCCAGGCTGACCTCCCATCAGGCCGGCGCCCTGGTGCAATTCGCCGGCCGGCTGCACGGTGGTGAGCAGATGACCATCGAGGCCGGCGGCGTCGACACCGGTGACCTGGTGGCCGTCTACCGCCGCGGCGACCAGCCGGTGGCGGTGCTGGGAATCGACCAAACCGGGCTGGTGACCCAGTGGCAGGCCGGGCTGGCCGACCCGGGCGCGAGCCCCGGCGCACCCGCCGCTCCTGCTGCCGCCGGCGCAGTCGCGGTAACGCCAGTCGCGATGCCCGCGGATGCGGCGCCCGGCGCGGTACCGATCGGGACGGTCAGGGACGCCAGCGCGCTCGGCTGA
- a CDS encoding cupin domain-containing protein — protein MTQDEAEAADPVGSNPEHYRVVFENERVRVLEYRDEPGDETSPHRHPDSVMVTLSGFRRRLSSGDRVLDTVLDAGEARWLPAQTHSGENTGATPTHAIFVELKGDPLATPTVAPPLGPS, from the coding sequence ATGACACAGGATGAGGCGGAAGCGGCCGACCCGGTCGGCTCGAACCCTGAGCACTACCGGGTCGTGTTCGAGAATGAGCGGGTGCGCGTGCTCGAGTACCGTGATGAGCCCGGCGACGAAACCAGCCCGCACCGGCATCCGGACAGCGTGATGGTGACGCTGAGCGGCTTTCGTCGCCGACTCTCCAGCGGCGACCGGGTTTTAGATACGGTTCTGGATGCCGGCGAGGCGCGCTGGCTGCCCGCCCAAACCCACTCGGGCGAGAACACCGGCGCAACGCCCACCCACGCGATCTTCGTCGAGCTGAAGGGCGACCCCCTGGCGACCCCAACGGTCGCGCCTCCCTTGGGCCCGTCCTAG
- a CDS encoding ABC transporter ATP-binding protein has product MSVIGVEGEERVDYTKAESAQIRRRSLRLLGSLLFPVRWSVVVAMLVVVVSTAAQVAGPALIAYGIDKGLPALLQQDWVPLAATGGIYLVTGVTGALLIAWYTVLSARISQAVLIDLRKRVFLQTQRLSLEFHESYTSGRIISRQTSDLDAIRELLDSGINQLVQGLLYMVFTAIALVTLDGVSGLVLLVALVPLVALTRWFQVRSQHLFRRSRTASASLIVQFVETMTGIRAVKAFRTEKRNEGVFGTLVEAYRLVNARVIQLFGVFDPGLVLIGNVTVAAVLLVGGFRVADGQLAIGALLAALLYTRRFFDPMEEMAMFYNSYQSAAAALEKISGVLEEQPGVPDPVTPVDLWTSKGAVQFQEVKFEYQADRVILPTFSLTLEPGQTIALVGSTGAGKSTLAKLISRFYDPSAGRVLLDGVDLRDLHPKDLRRAIVMVTQEAYLFSGSVADNIAIGKPGATRSKIEAAARAVGAHEFIAGLPGGYDTDVNKRGGRVSAGQRQLISFARAFLADPAVLILDEATSSLDIPSERLVQEALQTLLSDRTAVIIAHRLSTVAIADRVLVMENGVIVEDGTPDMLISGTGRFSRLHAAWRASLV; this is encoded by the coding sequence GTGAGCGTCATCGGAGTCGAAGGCGAAGAACGCGTCGACTACACCAAGGCGGAGAGCGCCCAGATCCGGCGCCGTTCGCTGCGCCTGCTCGGCTCCCTGCTGTTCCCGGTGCGCTGGTCGGTGGTCGTGGCGATGCTCGTCGTCGTCGTGTCCACCGCCGCGCAGGTCGCCGGGCCCGCGCTGATCGCGTACGGCATCGACAAGGGCCTGCCTGCCCTGCTTCAGCAGGACTGGGTGCCGCTGGCCGCAACCGGTGGCATCTATCTTGTCACCGGTGTCACCGGGGCCCTGCTGATCGCCTGGTACACCGTGCTGTCCGCCCGGATCAGCCAAGCCGTGCTGATCGACCTGCGCAAGCGCGTGTTCCTGCAGACCCAGCGGCTCAGCCTCGAATTCCACGAGTCGTACACCTCCGGGCGCATCATCTCCCGGCAGACCAGCGACCTGGATGCGATCCGGGAACTGCTGGACTCCGGCATCAACCAGCTCGTGCAGGGCCTGCTCTACATGGTGTTCACCGCCATCGCCCTGGTCACCCTCGACGGGGTCAGCGGGCTGGTGCTGCTCGTCGCGCTGGTGCCGCTCGTCGCACTCACCCGGTGGTTCCAGGTGCGCTCGCAGCACCTGTTCCGCCGCTCGCGCACCGCATCGGCCAGCCTGATCGTGCAGTTCGTCGAGACCATGACGGGCATCCGCGCGGTCAAGGCGTTCCGCACCGAGAAGCGCAACGAGGGCGTCTTCGGCACGCTCGTGGAGGCGTACCGGCTGGTCAACGCCCGGGTGATCCAGCTGTTCGGGGTGTTCGACCCCGGGCTGGTCCTGATCGGCAACGTCACCGTCGCCGCTGTGCTGCTGGTCGGCGGCTTCCGCGTCGCCGACGGGCAGCTGGCCATCGGCGCCCTGCTGGCCGCGCTGCTGTACACCCGCCGGTTCTTCGACCCGATGGAGGAGATGGCGATGTTCTACAACTCCTACCAGTCGGCCGCGGCCGCGCTGGAGAAGATCTCCGGGGTGCTCGAGGAGCAGCCCGGGGTGCCCGATCCGGTCACGCCGGTGGACCTGTGGACGTCGAAGGGCGCCGTGCAGTTCCAAGAGGTGAAGTTCGAGTACCAGGCCGACCGGGTCATCCTGCCGACCTTCAGTCTCACCCTCGAACCCGGGCAGACCATCGCCCTGGTCGGGTCGACGGGCGCGGGCAAGTCCACGCTGGCGAAGCTGATCTCCAGGTTCTACGACCCGTCCGCCGGCCGGGTGCTGCTGGACGGAGTCGACCTCCGCGACCTGCACCCCAAGGACCTGCGCCGGGCCATCGTGATGGTGACCCAGGAGGCGTACCTGTTCAGCGGCAGCGTCGCCGACAACATCGCCATCGGCAAGCCGGGGGCGACCAGGTCGAAGATCGAGGCGGCCGCGCGGGCCGTGGGCGCGCACGAGTTCATCGCGGGGCTGCCCGGCGGCTACGACACCGACGTGAACAAGCGCGGCGGGCGGGTGTCGGCCGGTCAGCGCCAGCTGATCTCGTTCGCGCGAGCGTTCCTGGCCGACCCGGCGGTGCTGATCCTCGACGAGGCCACCTCGTCGCTGGACATCCCGAGCGAGCGGCTGGTGCAGGAGGCGTTGCAGACGCTGCTCAGCGACCGCACCGCGGTGATCATCGCGCACCGGCTGTCGACCGTGGCGATCGCCGACCGGGTGCTCGTGATGGAGAACGGCGTGATCGTGGAGGACGGCACCCCCGACATGCTGATCTCGGGCACCGGCCGGTTCTCCCGCTTGCACGCCGCCTGGCGCGCGTCCCTGGTCTGA